One genomic segment of Rhizorhabdus phycosphaerae includes these proteins:
- a CDS encoding TonB-dependent receptor produces MTIRSQLLLASATFALLSGTAYAAESAPVDVVPAEAGADADAEPGEIVVFGRGQARQVQEISQEDLRVQAPGSSPLKAISKLPSVNFQSADPFGNYEWSQRISIRGFNQNQLGYTLDGIPLGDFSYGNVNGLHISRAISPENIGSTRVTQGAGSLGTNATNNLGGTIEFVSRAPSENTAVDVEATYGSDETKRGFVRFDTGGDKVRGYLSYGYLGLNKWKGVGEQNQHMVNAKIVADMGGPTITGTFSFSDRRETDYQDLSLDMIRRLGLRNDNIGNNFPLALQIAQVGANRGDTGVTPTNAAAGTVYPAPYSTVDDVYYDAAGLRQDYLAGLTVDAPFSESVNGSLSTYFHSNHGMGLWWTPYVASPSGSPISQRTTEYDIRRGGLFGKLSWTRGPNTLTVGGWWENNHFHQARRYYAVNPAKADQTDHLKFPSSPFRTDWDFRFVTHTYQYFVEDRVELGDLTLTAGAKGFRVSIDANPVKAGVLAQGRIVSRDWLQPSAGAVYKIGEAELYAGFSQVTRAFTGASTSGPFATTQAGFDSLDVKPEKSDTYEAGVRFRHGALSGTAGGYYAKFRNRLLSFSNGAGIIGNPPTLQNVGGVESYGFETALQYRLMGAVSLLATYSYNHSTYEDNVLNANGTVRSAIKGKTLVDTPEHLAKGEIVYDDGAISARIGADYMSRRYFTYTNDQSVGGRVLFDASVGYTFRDGFLDGLELRASATNLLDKKYIATIGSNGFTDAGDNQTLLAGAPQSFFFTVKKVF; encoded by the coding sequence ATGACGATTCGTTCACAGCTGCTGCTTGCCAGCGCGACCTTCGCGCTTCTCTCCGGCACCGCTTATGCGGCCGAGTCCGCCCCCGTCGACGTCGTTCCCGCCGAAGCCGGCGCGGATGCCGATGCCGAGCCGGGCGAAATCGTCGTGTTCGGCCGTGGCCAGGCGCGTCAGGTGCAGGAGATCAGCCAGGAAGATCTGCGTGTCCAGGCACCGGGTTCCAGCCCGCTAAAGGCGATCTCGAAGCTGCCCAGCGTCAATTTCCAGTCGGCCGACCCGTTCGGCAATTATGAATGGTCGCAGCGCATCTCGATCCGCGGCTTCAACCAGAACCAGCTCGGCTACACGCTCGACGGCATCCCCCTCGGCGACTTCAGCTATGGCAATGTCAACGGCCTCCACATCAGCCGCGCAATCAGCCCCGAGAATATCGGATCGACCCGCGTGACGCAGGGCGCCGGCTCGCTCGGCACCAACGCGACCAACAATCTCGGCGGCACGATCGAGTTCGTCTCGCGCGCACCATCGGAGAATACCGCCGTCGACGTAGAGGCCACCTATGGCAGCGACGAGACCAAGCGTGGCTTCGTCCGCTTCGATACCGGCGGCGACAAGGTGCGCGGCTATCTGAGCTATGGCTATCTGGGCCTCAACAAGTGGAAGGGCGTCGGCGAGCAGAACCAGCATATGGTCAACGCCAAGATCGTCGCCGACATGGGCGGCCCGACGATCACCGGCACCTTCAGCTTCTCCGACCGCCGCGAGACCGACTATCAGGATCTGTCGCTCGACATGATCCGCCGTCTGGGCCTGCGCAACGACAATATCGGCAATAATTTCCCGCTGGCGCTGCAGATCGCGCAGGTCGGCGCCAATCGCGGCGACACCGGCGTAACGCCGACCAATGCGGCGGCCGGCACGGTCTATCCGGCGCCCTATTCGACCGTCGACGACGTCTATTATGATGCGGCCGGCCTCCGTCAGGATTATCTGGCCGGCCTGACCGTCGACGCGCCGTTCAGCGAGTCGGTCAACGGCAGCCTGTCGACCTATTTCCACAGCAACCACGGCATGGGCCTGTGGTGGACGCCTTATGTGGCGAGCCCCAGCGGCAGCCCGATCTCGCAGCGCACGACCGAATATGACATCCGTCGCGGCGGCCTGTTCGGCAAGCTCAGCTGGACGCGCGGCCCCAACACGCTGACCGTCGGCGGCTGGTGGGAGAACAACCATTTCCATCAGGCGCGCCGCTATTATGCGGTGAACCCGGCCAAGGCTGACCAGACCGACCATCTGAAGTTCCCGAGCAGCCCGTTCCGGACCGACTGGGACTTCCGCTTCGTCACCCACACCTATCAATATTTCGTCGAGGACCGGGTCGAGCTGGGCGATCTGACGCTGACCGCCGGCGCCAAGGGTTTCCGCGTCTCGATCGACGCCAACCCGGTCAAGGCGGGCGTGCTTGCGCAGGGACGCATCGTGTCGCGCGACTGGCTCCAGCCGTCGGCGGGCGCGGTCTACAAGATCGGCGAGGCCGAGCTCTATGCCGGCTTCAGCCAGGTGACCCGCGCCTTCACCGGCGCCTCGACCTCGGGCCCCTTCGCGACGACCCAGGCCGGCTTCGACTCGCTCGACGTCAAGCCCGAGAAGTCGGACACCTATGAGGCGGGCGTCCGCTTCCGCCATGGTGCGCTGTCGGGCACGGCGGGCGGCTATTATGCCAAGTTCCGCAACCGCCTGCTGTCCTTCTCGAACGGCGCGGGCATCATCGGCAATCCGCCGACGCTGCAGAATGTCGGCGGGGTCGAGTCCTACGGCTTCGAGACCGCGCTGCAATATCGCCTGATGGGCGCCGTCAGCCTGCTCGCGACCTACAGCTACAACCACTCGACCTATGAGGATAACGTCCTCAACGCCAATGGCACCGTGCGGTCGGCGATCAAGGGCAAGACGCTGGTCGATACGCCCGAACATCTGGCGAAGGGCGAGATCGTCTATGACGACGGCGCCATCTCCGCCCGGATCGGCGCCGATTACATGAGCCGCCGCTACTTCACCTACACCAACGACCAGTCGGTCGGCGGCCGGGTGCTGTTCGACGCCTCGGTCGGCTACACCTTCCGCGACGGCTTCCTCGACGGGCTCGAACTACGCGCCAGCGCGACCAACCTGCTCGACAAGAAGTATATCGCCACGATCGGCTCGAATGGCTTCACCGATGCCGGTGACAACCAGACGCTGCTGGCCGGCGCGCCGCAGAGCTTCTTCTTCACCGTCAAGAAGGTGTTCTGA
- a CDS encoding sugar phosphate isomerase/epimerase family protein: MGTTFPLCMASGIMPEATPLQLVEAAARAGFDYGGMWMEPAEWTDRTTAEVKRALDDSGLRLIDIEVVWIKPGPPDPDHLRIVEVGAELGARNVLCVSSDPDRGATRDKLALLAEAGGRHGIRINLEFGLFTEVKTIHEASAILREIDDPACALLIDSLHWHRSGGTLDEIAALPPAWTSYVQLCDAPAVGPARDDAEGILIEAIDGRMAMGTGGLPLRDIVALLPDGLPVAIEERSKALRDGWPDLNQRAARVFETTRAFFDGLSRG; the protein is encoded by the coding sequence ATGGGCACCACTTTCCCGCTTTGCATGGCGTCGGGCATCATGCCCGAGGCGACCCCGCTCCAGCTGGTCGAGGCGGCGGCGCGCGCCGGCTTCGACTATGGCGGCATGTGGATGGAGCCGGCCGAGTGGACCGACCGCACCACCGCCGAGGTGAAGCGTGCGCTGGACGATAGCGGGTTGCGGCTGATCGATATCGAAGTGGTCTGGATCAAACCGGGGCCGCCCGATCCCGACCATCTCCGCATCGTGGAGGTGGGGGCCGAACTCGGGGCGCGGAACGTCCTGTGCGTCAGCAGCGATCCCGACCGTGGCGCCACGCGCGACAAACTGGCGCTGCTGGCCGAGGCGGGGGGGCGGCACGGCATCCGTATCAATCTGGAATTCGGCCTGTTCACCGAGGTGAAGACGATCCACGAGGCGAGCGCGATTCTGCGCGAGATCGACGACCCCGCCTGCGCTTTGCTGATCGACAGCCTCCATTGGCACCGCTCGGGCGGCACGCTGGACGAGATTGCGGCGCTGCCGCCCGCCTGGACCAGCTATGTCCAGCTGTGCGACGCGCCGGCCGTGGGGCCCGCCCGCGACGATGCCGAGGGAATATTGATCGAGGCGATCGACGGACGGATGGCGATGGGCACTGGAGGTCTGCCGCTGCGCGACATCGTGGCACTGCTGCCCGACGGGCTGCCGGTGGCGATCGAGGAACGGTCGAAGGCGCTGCGCGACGGTTGGCCCGATCTCAACCAGCGCGCTGCGCGCGTGTTCGAGACGACGCGCGCCTTCTTCGACGGGCTATCGCGCGGCTAA